The sequence below is a genomic window from Elusimicrobiales bacterium.
AGCCGGGTGGGGGAGGCCGCCGCGCGGATTTTCTCCAGCGCGCGGGCCAGCGCCAGCGGATTGCGTGTAAGCTCGGCCCCTGTGGCGTCTGCCAGGTATTCCCGCTTGCGCGACACCGCCGTGGCCAGCAGCTGCGCAATGACCGGCGCCAGTATCACCAGCGCAAGCCACAACACGAAAACCACGATATTGCCGCCGCTTTTGCCTTTCCCGCGCGAGCCGCCTCCTGCCCGCACAGAGCGTCCCGCCCAGTCGCTCAGCAACGCCAGCGCGCCGCAGAGCGCGGCAATCATTGTCATCAGCCGTATGTCGTAATTCCTGACATGGCTCATCTCGTGGGCGACCACGGCCTGCAACTCCTCCCGCGAAAGGCAGTCCAGCAGTCCCTGCGTAACGGCTATTTTAGCCCCGCCTGGCGAAAAGCCTGTCGCGAAAGCATTGGGGTCCGCGTCGGGCACAACATAAACCTGCGGCGGCGGCAGGCCGGCGGCTATGCTCATCTCCTCGGCGATATTGACAAGCTGCTTTTCCTTGTCGTCCAGCGGGTTGGGCGGACGCGCCATGCAGGAAGACAATATCATCCCCGGCCCGTTGAAAACAGAGTTCAGCAGCATCCCGCAGGCAAAAAGCAGGCTTGCAATAGTCCCGTAGGGAACGCTGTCGGTCCGGCGCGGC
It includes:
- a CDS encoding M48 family metallopeptidase → MNIYEQQISNRRWTAAIVALFFALFMFIGLGFDVFMLGMPFPVLNPDGAPGVMAYAGHRRARARAHAELPRRTDSVPYGTIASLLFACGMLLNSVFNGPGMILSSCMARPPNPLDDKEKQLVNIAEEMSIAAGLPPPQVYVVPDADPNAFATGFSPGGAKIAVTQGLLDCLSREELQAVVAHEMSHVRNYDIRLMTMIAALCGALALLSDWAGRSVRAGGGSRGKGKSGGNIVVFVLWLALVILAPVIAQLLATAVSRKREYLADATGAELTRNPLALARALEKIRAAASPTRLMNREGVAHMCISDPRGGLFDDKEGLVADILATHPPMGRRITALKMMAYAGGAS